Proteins encoded in a region of the Oncorhynchus gorbuscha isolate QuinsamMale2020 ecotype Even-year linkage group LG16, OgorEven_v1.0, whole genome shotgun sequence genome:
- the LOC123999391 gene encoding max-like protein X, which produces MTDPTASPEDHWNKNDGSFSDNGFDPSLFAENARKGTVVSRANSIGSTSASSVPNTDDEDSDYRHETTYKESYKDRRRQAHTQAEQKRRDAIKKGYDDLQSIVPTCQQQSEFAVGIQKISKATVLQKTIDYIQFLHKEKKKQEEDMSMLRKEVMALKIMKTNYEHIVKAHQNNPQQGEEQVSDHVKFSVFQSIMDSLFQSFSRSVSVASFQELSACVFSWIEEHCKPQTLREFVVGVLRQLNSQLY; this is translated from the exons ATGACGGATCCTACAGCATCGCCGGAGGATCACTGGAACAAA AATGACGGGTCTTTCAGTGACAACGGATTTGATCCCA GTTTATTTGCTGAGAATGCAAGGAAGGGTACTGTGGTCTCCAGGGCTAACAGCATTGGGTCCACAAGTGCCTCATCAGTACCAAATACAG ATGATGAAGACAGTGACTACAGGCATGAGACTACATACAAGGAGTCCTACAAAGACCGGCggagacaggcacacacacaggccgaGCAGAAGCGACGGGATGCTATCAAG AAAGGTTATGATGATCTCCAGTCCATAGTGCCCACCTGCCAGCAGCAGTCTGAGTTTGCCGTGGGGATACAGAAGATCAGCAAGGCCACAGTGCTGCAGAAAA CTATTGACTACATCCAGTTTCTGCACAAGGAGAAGAAGAAGCAGGAGGAGGACATGTCTATGCTGAGGAAGGAAGTGATGGCACTGAAGATCATGAAAAC GAACTATGAGCACATAGTGAAGGCCCACCAGAACAACCCTCAGCAGGGGGAGGAGCAGGTGTCGGACCATGTCAAGTTCAGCGTGTTTCAGAGCATCATGGACTCCCTGTTCCAGTCCTTCAGCAGGTCTGTGTCTGTGGCCAGCTTCCAGGAGCTGTCCGCCTGCGTCTTCAGCTGGATCGAGGAGCACTGCAAGCCTCAG ACATTGCGTGAGTTTGTGGTGGGAGTTCTCCGGCAGCTCAACAGCCAGCTGTATTAA
- the LOC123999392 gene encoding homologous-pairing protein 2 homolog → MSKKDNGGLTVIFAYLNEKNRPYSAQDVFNNLQKQHGLGKTAVVKAMEQLALEGKIKEKTYGKQKIYFADQAQFAEVSEADLKAIDSRISDLSTQVQAVSQGCRQLDAELKELNSSLTTEEMMSEIKELKAECSAYREHLEKIKSATNHVTPEQKEMVYKERHLYVKEWKKRKRLASDMMGSILEGYPKTKKQFLEEVGVETDEDCKVTMPST, encoded by the exons ATGAGCAAAAAAGACAACGGAG GTTTAACAGTCATATTTGCTTACCTGAACGAGAAGAACCGTCCTTACAGTGCCCAAGATGTCTTTAACAATTTACAGAAGCAGCACGGCCTGGGAAAGACG GCTGTGGTTAAAGCCATGGAACAGTTGGCACTGGAAGGGAAGATCAAAGAGAAAACCTATGGGAAGCAAAAGATCTACTTTGCTGATCAG GCCCAGTTTGCAGAGGTGAGTGAGGCAGATCTGAAGGCCATCGACAGTCGCATCTCTGACCTCAGCACACAGGTGCAGGCTGTCTCTCAGGGCTGCAGACAACTGGACGCAG AGCTGAAGGAGCTCAACAGCTCCCTGACCACAGAGGAAATGATGTCAGAGATCAAGGAGCTGAAAGCAGAGTGTTCTGCTTACAGGGAGCACCTGGAGAAGATCAAGTCGGCGACCAATCATGTCACACCAGAGCAGAAGGAGATG GTTTACAAGGAGAGACATCTCTACGTGAAAGagtggaagaagaggaagagactg GCATCTGATATGATGGGTTCCATTTTGGAGGGATACCCCAAGACCAAGAAGCAATTTCTA GAAGAAGTTGGTGTGGAGACTGATGAGGactgtaaagtgactatgccaaGTACCTGA